The following coding sequences are from one Eptesicus fuscus isolate TK198812 chromosome 7, DD_ASM_mEF_20220401, whole genome shotgun sequence window:
- the ARSA gene encoding arylsulfatase A: protein MVVLWALALALAAGLASAYPPNIVLIFADDLGYGDLGSYGHPTSTTPNLDQLATAGLRFTDFYVPVSLCTPSRAALLTGRLPVRSGLYPGVLEPGSRGGLPLEEVTLAEILAAQGYLTGMAGKWHLGVGPEGAFLPPHQGFHRFLGIPYSHDQGPCQNLTCFPPATPCNGICDQGLVPVPLLANLSVEAQPPWLPGLEARYVAFAHDLMVDAHRQGRPFFLYYASHHTHYPQFSGQSFAGHSGRGPFGDSLMELDSAVGALMTAVGDLGLLKDTLVIFTADNGPETMRMSRGGCSGPLRCGKGTTFEGGVREPALAFWPGHITPGVTHELASSLDLLPTLAALAGAPLPNVTLDGFDLSPLLLGKGKSPRQTMFFYPAFPDEIRGVFAVRSGKYKAHFFTQGSAHSDTTADPACHASSPLTAHEPPLLFDLSEDPGENYNLVGSGAEVAPQALEAMKQLQLLKAQFDASMTFSPSQMARGEDPALQMCCQPSCSPWPTCCHCPGPPR, encoded by the exons ATGGTGGTGCTGTGGGCCCTCGCTCTGGCCTTGGCTGCAGGTCTGGCCTCTGCCTACCCACCGAACATTGTGCTGATCTTTGCTGATGACCTGGGTTACGGGGACCTGGGCTCCTACGGCCACCCCACATCCACCACCCCCAACCTGGACCAGCTGGCCACCGCGGGGCTGCGGTTCACGGACTTCTACGTGCCAGTGTCTCTGTGCACGCCTTCCCG GGCTGCCCTCCTGACCGGCCGACTCCCAGTTCGGTCGGGCCTGTACCCTGGCGTTCTGGAGCCTGGCTCCCGAGGGGGCCTGcccctggaggaggtgaccctGGCTGAGATCCTGGCTGCCCAAGGCTACCTCACAGGGATGGCTGGCAAGTGGCAtcttggggtggggcctgaggggGCCTTTCTGCCCCCGCACCAGGGCTTCCATCGATTCCTGGGCATCCCGTACTCCCATGACCAG GGCCCTTGCCAGAACCTGACCTGCTTCCCACCGGCCACCCCCTGCAATGGAATCTGTGACCAGGGCCTGGTCCCTGTGCCGCTGTTAGCCAACCTGTCTGTGGAGGCGCAGCCCCCCTGGCTGCCTGGACTTGAGGCCCGCTACGTGGCTTTCGCACATGACCTCATGGTTGATGCCCATCGCCAGGGCCGCCCATTCTTTCTGTACTACGCCTCCCAC CATACCCACTACCCCCAGTTCAGTGGGCAGAGCTTCGCCGGGCACTCAGGCCGCGGGCCATTCGGAGACTCCCTGATGGAGCTGGACTCGGCCGTGGGAGCCCTGATGACAGCCGTGGGGGACCTGGGGCTGCTTAAAGACACACTGGTCATCTTCACCGCAGACAACGG ACCGGAGACGATGCGGATGTCCCGCGGCGGCTGCTCTGGCCCACTGCGATGTGGAAAGGGAACCACCTTTGAGGGGGGCGTCCGAGAACCTGCCTTGGCCTTCTGGCCAGGTCACATCACTCCCG GCGTGACCCACGAGCTGGCCAGCTCCCTGGACCTACTGCCCaccctggcagccctggctggggccccACTGCCCAACGTCACCTTGGATGGCTTTGACCTCAGCCCCCTGCTGCTGGGCAAAGGCAAG AGCCCCCGGCAGACTATGTTCTTCTACCCAGCCTTCCCCGATGAGATCCGCGGGGTCTTTGCTGTGCGGAGCGGGAAGTACAAGGCCCACTTCTTCACCCAGG gctccGCCCATAGTGACACCACAGCAGACCCTGCCTGCCATGCTTCCAGCCCTCTGACTGCCCATGAGCCCCCACTGCTCTTTGACCTATCTGAGGACCCTGGTGAGAACTACAACctggtggggagtggggccgAGGTCgccccccaggccctggaggCGATGAAACAGCTTCAGCTGCTCAAGGCCCAGTTTGATGCTAGCATGACCTTCAGCCCCAGCCAGATGGCCCGGGGCGAGGACCCTGCCCTGCAGATGTGCTGCCAGCCCAGCTGCAGCCCCTGGcccacctgctgccactgcccagggcccccgCGCTGA